In Micromonospora sp. WMMD980, the following are encoded in one genomic region:
- a CDS encoding anthrone oxygenase family protein: MRLVQHLSLLAATVGAGLMAGLFAAFAYAVMPALRGADDRTFVDAMQRINVTIVNGLFLLVFLGTPVLAALSAFLARRGVGRAALPWIVAGLVLYLVMFAVTAAVNVPLNDALAAAGTADFAAARQRFEASWVAWNVVRALASTAGFGALCGALLVTGRPVG, from the coding sequence ATGCGACTCGTACAGCACCTGTCGTTGCTCGCGGCCACGGTCGGGGCCGGGTTGATGGCCGGGCTCTTCGCCGCCTTCGCCTACGCCGTGATGCCGGCGTTGCGGGGCGCCGACGACCGCACGTTCGTGGACGCCATGCAGCGGATCAACGTGACCATCGTCAACGGCCTCTTCCTGCTGGTCTTCCTGGGCACGCCGGTGCTCGCCGCGTTGTCGGCGTTCCTGGCCCGGCGGGGCGTGGGCCGGGCGGCGCTGCCGTGGATCGTCGCCGGGCTGGTCCTCTACCTGGTGATGTTCGCGGTCACCGCCGCGGTCAACGTGCCGCTGAACGACGCGCTCGCCGCGGCCGGCACGGCGGACTTCGCCGCCGCGCGGCAGCGGTTCGAGGCGTCCTGGGTGGCCTGGAACGTGGTCCGGGCGCTGGCGAGCACGGCCGGCTTCGGCGCGCTGTGCGGGGCGCTGCTGGTCACCGGCCGCCCGGTCGGTTGA